In the Deinococcus depolymerans genome, one interval contains:
- a CDS encoding ExeM/NucH family extracellular endonuclease: MARTESRALLLAGLLALSGCATTDAPTAAPTSTPSAARVLGLYELRVNGLSGPSAQATVRPASGLSTQAAEVTGGLSFTRTSMSNLVDETNRVVHMTATFTVTNTTQTPITLPTYIPVDTAGTGGTSGSTPFGEVRTRTGVPVSATGMQVEVAHQLSGGTIQADPNATPLRSGLDTGGLQVTTPAGQSVAGLSHQGWEGGVLAPGASQTISFAARVPLQGTQISDADPFAFKLVFAVADAPGQVALTNVASVQGSTPSGDAATPVSGQSVTVEGVVTAAFNASLQGFFLQEEGIDADGDATTSDGVFVYCGTAGCPGVNVGDRVRVTGTAAEFNAATQITTTAASVTTLASGVALPDAQTLTLPLNVTARERLEGMRVSVSGKVTNNFPLGRFGSFDIADDRVPNFTQLNAPDVAAYAAYQTDFKNRYIRIDDGNRQQNPDPEIFARGGQNLSAANTLRGGDTVQATGVLTWSNDSGTLTSGGSLYTYRVLAGQSDVQVTASNPRLSAPEAVGGTLRVGAMNVLNYFTSLVTSNTGCTPNGVGGSAARGANTCEEFLRQQDKIVAAISGLNADVLNLMEIQNDFDKGTNSSVAWLVNALNTKLGAGTYAYVNPGAKVGTDAISLAMIYKPAAVTPVGNLAILNNTFDPNYADTCNRPTWAQTFQSNANGGRFTAVAMHLKSKGSACAATSDADIGDGQGNGYKARRNAATAIANWLDTNPTGITEDDRILMGDYNAYAGEEPLTILAGRGYANLFDRNVYSYQFDGQWGSLDQATGSASLAAQVTGKTKWHINSDEPTVLDYNTEFKSAGQLTSLYAADAFRSSDHDPILIGLNLTAQTPIVVTNPTTTLTPASASANVNLGSSVSGTFTTSSTDVTTLNVATTLTKTDGAAAGTNPTVTAPTTAAPNGTFDVTVTAAADTTPGAYRVTVGTSSGSASASATYDVNVNGILLSAPSNLSYGAADAATGATTSAAVTAYGAGTVSYSASATGAGAPSITVTPGTTTGNSTPLTVTATGGSAGTYTATLTATGTNGQTASRTFTVTVTAAPTGRLVISEFRFRGPSGGNDEFVELVNMGTAPLDISGYLIQGNNNNALTWGTRATVPTNTVLQPGQFYLMVNNTASGGYSLTTTAAGDLTTTSGTSDNRAVRVTTAGGTVLDTVGFAATTAQGVLCEGTCIANGPTSTTAQISWARNVSGGQFVDTDNNASDFTYRDGAASGSANPQNRTVTFSGTN, translated from the coding sequence GTGGCTCGTACTGAATCCCGCGCCCTGCTGCTCGCCGGCCTGCTCGCCCTGAGCGGCTGCGCCACCACTGACGCCCCCACCGCCGCCCCGACTTCCACCCCCAGCGCCGCCCGCGTGCTGGGCCTGTACGAACTGCGCGTGAACGGCCTGAGCGGCCCGTCCGCCCAGGCGACCGTCCGGCCCGCCAGCGGGCTGAGTACACAGGCGGCCGAGGTCACGGGCGGCCTGAGCTTCACCCGGACCAGCATGTCCAACCTCGTGGACGAGACGAACCGCGTGGTCCACATGACCGCCACCTTCACCGTCACGAACACCACCCAGACGCCCATCACGCTGCCCACCTACATTCCCGTGGACACCGCCGGGACCGGCGGCACCAGCGGCAGCACGCCCTTCGGCGAGGTCCGTACCCGCACCGGCGTGCCCGTCAGCGCGACCGGCATGCAGGTCGAGGTCGCCCACCAGCTCTCGGGCGGCACCATCCAGGCCGACCCGAACGCCACTCCCCTGCGCAGCGGACTGGATACCGGCGGCCTGCAGGTCACCACGCCCGCCGGGCAGAGCGTCGCGGGCCTCAGCCACCAGGGCTGGGAAGGCGGCGTACTCGCGCCCGGGGCGTCCCAGACGATCAGCTTCGCGGCGCGCGTTCCCCTGCAGGGCACGCAGATCAGCGACGCCGACCCCTTCGCGTTCAAGCTGGTGTTCGCCGTGGCCGACGCGCCCGGACAGGTCGCCCTGACCAACGTCGCCAGCGTGCAGGGCAGCACGCCCAGCGGGGACGCCGCCACGCCCGTCAGCGGCCAGAGCGTCACGGTCGAGGGCGTGGTCACGGCCGCGTTCAACGCGTCCCTGCAGGGTTTCTTCCTGCAGGAGGAAGGCATCGACGCGGACGGTGACGCCACCACCAGCGACGGCGTGTTCGTGTACTGCGGTACGGCCGGCTGCCCCGGCGTGAACGTCGGGGACCGCGTCCGCGTGACCGGCACCGCTGCCGAATTCAACGCCGCCACCCAGATCACGACCACGGCGGCCAGCGTCACCACCCTCGCCAGCGGTGTGGCCCTGCCGGACGCGCAGACGCTGACCCTGCCGCTGAACGTCACGGCCCGTGAGCGTCTCGAAGGCATGCGCGTCAGCGTGAGCGGGAAGGTCACGAACAACTTCCCGCTGGGCCGTTTCGGGAGTTTCGACATCGCCGACGACCGCGTGCCGAACTTCACGCAGCTGAACGCACCGGACGTGGCCGCGTACGCCGCGTACCAGACGGACTTCAAGAACCGCTACATCCGCATTGACGACGGCAACCGCCAGCAGAACCCCGACCCGGAAATCTTCGCGCGCGGCGGCCAGAACCTGAGCGCCGCGAACACCCTGCGCGGCGGCGACACGGTGCAGGCCACCGGCGTCCTCACCTGGAGCAACGACAGCGGCACCCTGACCAGCGGCGGCAGCCTCTACACCTACCGCGTCCTGGCTGGCCAGAGCGACGTGCAGGTCACCGCCAGCAACCCCCGCCTGAGCGCCCCGGAAGCCGTGGGGGGCACCCTGCGCGTCGGCGCGATGAACGTCCTGAACTACTTCACGTCCCTCGTCACGAGCAACACGGGCTGCACGCCCAACGGCGTGGGCGGCAGCGCAGCCCGGGGCGCGAACACCTGCGAGGAGTTCCTGCGCCAGCAGGACAAGATCGTGGCGGCCATCAGCGGCCTGAACGCCGACGTGCTGAACCTGATGGAAATCCAGAACGACTTCGACAAGGGCACCAACAGCTCCGTGGCGTGGCTCGTCAACGCCCTGAACACGAAACTCGGGGCGGGCACGTACGCCTACGTGAACCCCGGCGCGAAGGTCGGCACGGACGCCATCAGCCTCGCCATGATCTACAAGCCGGCTGCCGTCACGCCCGTCGGGAACCTCGCGATCCTGAACAACACCTTCGACCCGAACTACGCCGACACCTGCAACCGTCCCACCTGGGCGCAGACCTTCCAGAGCAACGCGAACGGCGGGCGCTTCACGGCCGTGGCCATGCACCTCAAGAGCAAGGGCAGCGCCTGCGCCGCCACCAGCGACGCCGACATCGGCGACGGGCAGGGCAACGGCTACAAGGCGCGGCGCAACGCCGCGACCGCCATCGCCAACTGGCTGGACACCAACCCCACCGGCATCACCGAGGATGACCGCATCCTGATGGGCGACTACAACGCCTACGCCGGCGAGGAACCCCTGACCATCCTGGCTGGCCGAGGGTACGCCAACCTGTTCGACCGGAACGTGTACTCCTACCAGTTCGACGGGCAGTGGGGCAGCCTCGATCAGGCCACCGGCAGCGCCAGCCTCGCCGCGCAGGTCACCGGGAAGACCAAGTGGCACATCAACAGCGATGAACCCACGGTGCTGGACTACAACACCGAATTCAAGAGCGCCGGGCAGCTGACCAGCCTCTACGCCGCCGACGCCTTCCGCAGCAGCGACCACGACCCCATCCTGATCGGCCTGAACCTGACCGCCCAGACGCCCATCGTGGTCACGAACCCCACGACCACCCTGACGCCCGCCAGCGCCAGCGCGAACGTGAACCTGGGCAGCAGCGTCTCCGGGACCTTCACGACCAGCAGCACGGACGTCACCACGCTGAACGTCGCCACCACCCTCACCAAGACGGACGGCGCGGCCGCCGGGACCAACCCCACGGTCACGGCCCCCACGACCGCCGCTCCCAACGGCACCTTCGACGTGACGGTCACCGCCGCCGCCGACACCACCCCCGGCGCGTACCGCGTGACCGTGGGGACCAGCAGCGGCAGCGCCAGCGCCAGCGCCACCTACGACGTGAACGTGAACGGCATCCTGCTCAGCGCCCCCAGTAACCTCAGCTACGGCGCGGCCGACGCAGCGACCGGCGCGACGACCAGCGCCGCCGTGACCGCCTACGGTGCGGGCACTGTCAGCTACTCGGCCTCGGCCACGGGTGCCGGCGCTCCGAGCATCACCGTCACCCCCGGCACGACCACCGGCAACAGCACGCCCCTGACCGTCACCGCCACCGGCGGCAGCGCCGGCACGTACACGGCCACCCTGACGGCCACCGGCACGAACGGCCAGACGGCCAGCCGCACCTTCACCGTGACCGTCACGGCCGCGCCGACCGGCCGACTGGTGATCAGCGAGTTCCGTTTCCGCGGGCCTTCCGGCGGGAACGATGAGTTCGTCGAACTGGTCAACATGGGCACCGCGCCGCTGGATATCAGCGGGTACCTCATCCAGGGCAACAACAACAATGCGCTCACCTGGGGGACGAGAGCCACCGTTCCCACCAACACTGTGCTTCAGCCCGGACAGTTCTACCTGATGGTCAACAACACGGCGTCCGGAGGGTACAGCCTGACCACCACCGCGGCCGGTGACCTCACCACCACCTCCGGCACGTCCGACAACCGTGCGGTCCGCGTCACGACGGCGGGCGGCACGGTGCTGGACACGGTCGGCTTCGCCGCTACGACCGCCCAGGGCGTGCTGTGCGAGGGCACCTGCATCGCCAACGGCCCCACCAGCACAACGGCACAGATCAGCTGGGCGCGGAACGTCAGTGGCG
- a CDS encoding PqqD family protein, with amino-acid sequence MWQGNEDVLVTDLDDELVLMHAGRSEMFSLNPAGRLLWQALPATEETLTALLAATFDLPGHQAQADVRAVLNDLAVRDLIRPG; translated from the coding sequence ATGTGGCAGGGAAACGAGGATGTGCTGGTCACCGATCTGGACGATGAACTGGTCCTGATGCACGCCGGCCGGAGCGAGATGTTCAGCCTGAACCCGGCCGGGCGGCTGCTGTGGCAGGCCCTCCCCGCGACCGAGGAGACCCTGACCGCGCTGCTGGCTGCAACGTTCGACCTGCCCGGCCATCAGGCGCAGGCGGATGTCCGGGCCGTCCTGAACGACCTGGCCGTCCGGGACCTGATCCGGCCGGGCTGA